The DNA segment GCGGAAAGCATAGTAGAAGCAGAACCAGCAATTAGACAATTGTTAAAGTTAGATTTTGAACCAAAGGTTTCCAAAACAATTCGCCAAAGCTTCCGCCAAACCATCAACCAAATCCTCATCAGTCAGTTATTACCAATGGCGGAACAACAAGCAGATGAAATTTTGCAGCAATACCCCCAAGCACGTGCTTATTTAGAGAAAGGTTTGCAAGAAGAAGCTGAGGAAAAAATTCTGAATAATCAACGCTTATTGAGTGTTCTTGAACAAAAGATGGCAGCTTATAATTCCGCAGTTTCCCAGGTTAATAATTGCTTAGAATCCATGCACTTATATAAGCATTTATTGCCTGTAATTGGCAACGAAAATATCCATGATACAAGAGATGCAGAAGTTGTGGAAGACAATGTGACTAAAAACATTTTCGATTCCGGCGATTTCATGGATGGGATAAATTGAATGTTCTAAATAATTAAAAGTTTGTAGAGAGGACTTAAGTCCTCTCTATTTTCTCACCCTCACCAAATAATTAACGAGAGTAATTCATGAATAAAACACCCCGAATTCCTATCCCTCCAGAAGTCAGAAAATATGTATTCCAACGTGATAAATACCAATGTCAAAGCTGCGGAAAAACCCAGTTAGAAACTAACCTGACAATTGACCATATCATCCCTCTAGCCCGTGGCGGTCAAAACGATATGAGCAATTTACACACCCTCTGCTTCACTTGTAACCAGAAAAAAACTGATAAAATCGATCCCCGCTTCCGGCGACATTTTCAAGACTAATGCTCAAAAATAAAACTCCTATATTTTTTCCTCACTTGCTTCGGGAGTAAGAATTTTCACACCTTCAAAAAATCGAGACATCCAAGGTAAAGCGGCGAGAATTCCCGCTAAAACTACTAGAAACACAGAAATTGCAAAAATTTGATCACGAGGAATTTCCAGAACACCACGTAAAATTACTTCTCGTAATGCTGAAACAATAGTAATTTCCACGGCTGCACCTACAGATATATGCTGTTGTTGTAGGTAATCAAGTAGGAGCCGAAATAACTCTACTAAAATCAAAATAAACAAAATATCAGAAGTTACTTCCCTTAAATCTAATGGATGCAAAAATGAGAAAAACATATCACCTAATCGGATCAGCATCACACCAAATAATCCTAAGCACAGAGAAATCACAATAATGTCTTGGAAAATTTCTAAATTACTGACAATTCTCTCGCGCTTAAACCAACTTTGTACTTCTGCAATCACCCGCTTTGGCATAGTAACTCCAGATATTTTAGATTCCTCACCCTTAATCATAGGGAATTCAAAATTTTAAAAGTTATTATGGATAACTTTTTCTATTAGATACATTTACACTTCTTAAACTCAGCGAACCTTTGCGTGAACCTTTGCGAACCTTTGCGTTTAAAAAAAGGTGCGTTGCGCTGCGCGACAACACACCCTACAGATTTGATACTGAGTTAATCCAACTTACTCAAAATATGGCTAACATCAACAGCTAACTTTTTCCCTAACTTCAGCAATTGACGACATTGATTATTGTCTTCTTTATTGCTCAAACTAGTGATACACAATGGTAAAATCTGACTTTGCAGACAGCTAAAGTATAACTCTTGCGATTTATGTAAAGAAATACCAATATTCAGCTGATAGCTAACATCAATTAACCGTTCTAAACATTGAATTTCTATTGCAAAACTACCATTGGCATCATGTAACAATTGCCAAAGTAATCGCATGATTAATTGCTCTAATATCTGCTTACCTTCAGGGATATTTAAATGACAATGTAGATGTTTAGCTTCAGTAGCGATCGCTTCCAATTCTATAATGTGACTTAAACTCAATCCCGAATCAGTGATATCTTGCTCAAGCGATCGCAACGTCAGCATACAGCGCGATCCCAAAGCAATCTCCGCCGCTACCTGTAACTCCTGGGGAACCTCTAACTCATCCCGATGAAACGCCATCAGCACACCGTAATTATTCCGATAGACTTGGCTATAAAGTTGGTCTAAACGCGTCAGTGTTTCCTGACTAATTAGGCGC comes from the Nodularia sp. NIES-3585 genome and includes:
- a CDS encoding HNH endonuclease yields the protein MNKTPRIPIPPEVRKYVFQRDKYQCQSCGKTQLETNLTIDHIIPLARGGQNDMSNLHTLCFTCNQKKTDKIDPRFRRHFQD
- a CDS encoding phosphate-starvation-inducible PsiE family protein, whose product is MPKRVIAEVQSWFKRERIVSNLEIFQDIIVISLCLGLFGVMLIRLGDMFFSFLHPLDLREVTSDILFILILVELFRLLLDYLQQQHISVGAAVEITIVSALREVILRGVLEIPRDQIFAISVFLVVLAGILAALPWMSRFFEGVKILTPEASEEKI